tcaaattttttttattttttaaattcattttgacgtgaggatgcaataattccaaaaaaatgataataagccaaatgatacgaaaaaaatttgaataaagacaaaaaataagccaaagtggcttatttacgCGATTTTGGCCGTTCGTTTCGGCTCTAAACAGTTcggatttaaataaaaaatttctggaaaagagtttaaactgttttcgaattttttttattaacatctCGTTCGCGATTGGTTCCGTAAACAACtagttaaaaagattttctaaTGCAGAAATGCATATACAGAAATAGTTATATAAACAAGCAGACCAGAGGACACCAGGACAACCAGCGCCGCCACCGCGTGCACCGCCGACCTGCTGCCGCAGGCCATCGTCCCCAGCCGTATCTCGATCATATTCACCATCGACAGCATCAGAAAAAGGCACCCCATCACCGACCCGACGGCCGACGCCAGCATCCCGAACCTCAAAACCTTAATGTTAATGTGGGCCCAGAAGGCCTCGTCGACGTCGGTGCTGTTCTTCAGGTTGATGGCCAGTTTGAGGCCCTGGGCCACCAgggaggagaagaggaagaagctgaaGGAGACCACTTCGAATAAGAGGAGGTGTTTGGCGGCGTCGACGCCGGCGTCGCAGGCGGAGGGGTTCTCGAGGCTGTGCTGGTCCCGGGAGGCGAGGGATAGGCCCACGAAGACGGCGATGGTGAAGAGGGAGTTGACGTTCACGATGCCGTCGAGGGCGGAGACGTGGACGCTGGTGGTGGACGGCGGGGCCGCTGAGCGGTTGGCCGAGGTGGATCGACGGTCGAAGTTCTCCTTTTGATAGGTATCAGATCTAAGAGAGAAGAAGATAGAGTCATAAGACTGAGATTAGATGTTAAGAGTAATTTTGATTTCGTGAGaatgcattattattgcttaaACAAAACAAGTATCGACGAGAAATATGTGTTCGAAATATATTAAACGGAtccccaaaatccaaaaaagaaatagacaTACGCCACCcgaaattcaaaaaagaaacgtgtgtgcgtgtgtgggAGGGAAAGAGGGGTAGAATTTGTGATTACCCATCCATGAttgaatcttcttcttcttcctcttcttgtGGTAGGtaggtaggagagagagagagagagagagagagagagagagagagagatatttttgGAGGGTGGTGGTGATTGTTGGGGGATGATGTTGCTTGGGGGGGTCTGTGTTTATAGTATCCCTGATGAAGTGAAGGGGAAAGTGAGGGCAGAcgaggagaggagggaggggACAAAAACTTTTTAACGGGCCTCTCGTAAAATTTctctaaaataaaatttacggaggtcaattttaattgtttaaAAGTTTTTAAATGGTCTAGGTTACAAATAAATTattaacaataaaaaatatttattatcgataattatttaaaaacgtaatcaaaatgaataattaaaattgcGCGAAACcgtgaataaaaatttctctcGAATGAAAAAtactttgctttgctttgctttttactagtatatatatggaGGGGATTTGATTGAGGACGTCcgacaagaaaaaaagaaaatttgtccGGAGGAATGAACAAACATCCTCTCTCTATCCTCCATGTGTCCTAAATTGCAGTCCACATAAAAAAGATTTTTGAAGATAAGATATTTACATCTCGATCTAAATACTGATTATTTATCGAGTTTGTGGACACgttatttttttactaaaaaatctAGTTGATTTGATATCAGTAGTTACATAATTGAACGACGTTGTGCTTATAAAAAAcggttttgctattgtcagtctaatggactgacgataaacacattataagacaagaaaaatacgcaTTTCTATATactttttatatcttttaatacacattcacactctcactattgtcagcccactggactgattttagaattttcctttaaaaaatagACGGAAAGTGTGGATGGAAATAGTATAATTTAGAGAGTGAATTGCAAGATAAtttatatctctcgatcattAACTATGACTACAAGTGGATTTGGACAACGGACAAAGTTTTCTCTGTCAAATCAGTCTATCGACAATGGGAAATCCAAACGCAGTCTCGGCATACTCTTCTGGGTTCTTATGGAGAAATTTGAGCCCCCCTAAAGTGGAAATTTTCTCATGGATGGCCATTCAAGATAGAGTTGCAACTCGATCGGTCCTTGTTGATAGGAATTTAATCTCTGAGGCTCACTTGGCGGTGTGCCCCTTGTGTAGTCTTCATGTGGAAACGCCTCAACACTTGCTTTTACACTGCCGGTTTTCATGGTTAATATGGTCAGAAATTATGGAATGGTGGAATATTCAGTGGGTTTGCCCAAGTTCCTTAGCAGAGGTAGCACTTTGGTGGTTTGGGAATAAATTTCGAAACTTGGAGAAACATATCTGGGAGGTTTGTTTTTTTGCCACGATCTGGTCTATTTGGTTAACGAGGAATGGTTATATCTTCAACGGTGCAACAACacgtgtaacgacccggatttttgacccaattttttttaatacaaatttatatttttaaattcctaattcaataattaattagattgaataattaaaatatattattatgtgtgcaattgatattatttgcattattgtataagatatgtatttaaactttagatatacaagaaatcagtgattcatatttatcttttatctttcctatctaaaccctaagtagaactctattcaaactaactcttcacttatctatctctcatcctatacataaaagcgtccagatacattctcaccatgtacatacatgcgtccacatacatttgaattgaaaaccccccaaatgtggcacttgtcccccatctttttatcattatcagtatcactctccttcctcattccaccacttttacacttatcctctcacattcttactatcttattctctctcattatacatacccacataatccgaaaattgaacatcagtagattatttcactcccaattctattgttgagtctagaacagagagagagagagagagagagagagagagttgtgaccgtaggtgtgtgcatgccgtgagtttcgtgggcataccgctgctgcgggccctatcagagtgccgccggacgctgcctcgagatttcaaaaccaccatggcgatctacgaataccgtacaacacttatccggacttagaatcgcgtttgaggtagttttccgaaaaaccaaaacctttatctgcattttaatggagttacttagatttaaagtttattgaagacgatgatctgctgttaaattgttaatttatttttagtcctgtttatattaaaatttagtctggttgtgctggaatgattagtgttataccctgtgaaaatttatgatcgtttaacaaatgtttgattgtgaaattattattgatgttgcattgttaatttgtatttgaatggacgtttacgtggttaataaattattggagtagataaatatttatgaaacattaacaagaatattttataagtaaaactttatttagattgtaaacaagaaatattttagattatatattagttaatctttaactctaataaatattgactaaaatagcctcgcataattttgttgttataaaaatctcatattaatatttaatatagttagtaaatgctaaatttagaaataagtattttttaataaaaaaattagtttgtaaaatctataaataatatgagagttaaagaaaatatttaaatagtaaaaatgttttataaaatttctaaatgagagaaatagacttaattttaagtgtagtaattaattatttaactgaatattattttgttactcacatgattaattctatggtaggataaattttattgcatggttatgtgttgttagcatgttagtacttttagttgaaatgttgaactgtgtggtattttgttgtgattgtagattgaacaaataggttcccggggtggttacgagtagtgaatcatgtagacgatgataagtaaatgaaaaatggtaaagtgttggaagtgtgattgtgtggattgtgatttgagccatggtgatggcaagggtaacctatggggccctgtgttgaaatgggttacctgaggggcccggtgttgtgacgctaacgtatgatacgtcatgggaagtttctcttcgaggaagaaaatgggtcccatgagacggttatagttagtgagacgttaatgtatgatacgtcatggaaagtttctcttggagaaagagaatgggtcccatgagacggttatagttagcgtggggtagtggatgtccgaccctaatgtacgatacgtcatgggatgactcgatcctcctgttatggtcttaagtgagaacatactcggtacataacttagatgcgctcacctaggaccctggtgcaggacaagcaagaggaagggtggacccatgagacgattgtagttagtggatgtgggaggaaaggatctcgcggagagaatccttagattacatgtaagatgatggatagtaaagaaaaagacgatgtgttattattttgtaccttcggtgtgttatgaattattatattgttgatctgcatattgtggtattgggttttaggatttctactttgtgaattatcactcaggatacgtttgtatcctggcaaatcgtgtgcttcggcgttcaatttgccagagtgtgcaggattccacagtggagcagttgatacaggtgggacccctggaacggagtcttggccaacgttgcttggaattcgtgtcaaaattagagtcgctctggagtcgcttttattaagtaaatgtacatagatttttgtattattttgaaattgtaatttttgtataaggataaacatgggcctaatagtttgtaaaatttagtgtatttttgggttaatgttcccgaaatcccttgagaaatcggggcgttacaacacGGGCTTCGGAAGTGGTGGATTTAATCAAAACCAGAGTAGCCATGTGGATGAAGGCTAAGTTTGACATCAAAATCTACACAGTGGAGGATTTCAAAGGGTATTTGGATGGGATTCGAAAAGTGAAGTTGTGAAGTGAGCAAGTAAGTAAGTGAGGTGTTCTTATCCAATCTTGGTTGGATATAGTGTCAGAATGTAGCTCTCTGTAATAGCTATGTATTAAGGTCAAGGTTGTAATCGATGTACCCATTCGAATTCaataaaaagtttcgtttgctgacccaaaaaaaaaactatgactACAAGTGTCCAGTTCATTCAAGTTTTTGTGCAAATAAAGTGCTCAATGAactttataaaataaacaaCTTAAGCCATGGCCCATGATATTTGAAACagcaatgctacacacacagcaaaagtgtacaaattttgtgcacagattttttatgGGGTCCACTATGGGTaccacacaaataatctgagccgttcattaaatgtaaaacattttttcaagggtccccgcgaaaatcagctcaatccgatactcataggtgctcgattcaatcattcaacttttcattcgaatttcaggataatgaaaagttagatgattgaatcaagcacttataggtgttggattaagttgattttttgcggaggcccttgaaaaaatgttttacatttaatgaacggcttggattatttgtgtggggcCCGTAGGAGttctgctacacacacagcagatctgtgcacagatttcattgtggggcccaccacgggtcccacacaaattatttgaatcgttcattaaatgtaaaatattttttaaagggtCCACGTAAAAAAtaggctcaatccaatacctataagtacttcaTCCAActatctaatttttcattcagattttcggataatggaAAGTTATATAactgaatcgagcacctataggtatcggattgaacttattttctatgggacccttgaaaaaatattttacatttaatgaacggctcggatgatttgtgtggaacccttggtggaccccacaacaaaatttgtgcacaaatttgctGTGTGGGTAGACTTTCTGGGCCAGTAGTGGGCcccaaaaaaaatctgtgcacaaaatctgttcacttttgctgtgtgtgtaacaTTTCTGTATTTGAAGAGGTTTCACCGAGGCACACTGCAACTCCGCAAAACATTTGCTGCACCACAGACCTAGGTCCTTTTTTATGACGTGAGATAGTAACAAGTATATTCTTCATGTACGTTTGCGTCTTACGGTACAAATTATTGTGGGTCAAGATTTAAATGCCAAAGTAGGGTCTTGAATTGAACAGTAACAGTCGAATAGGTCAAGATCGCAGGCTTAGGGTTCCAAACCTGTGGTTCCAAATTAAATCCACCACAGTGAAACA
The sequence above is a segment of the Rhododendron vialii isolate Sample 1 chromosome 13a, ASM3025357v1 genome. Coding sequences within it:
- the LOC131312751 gene encoding uncharacterized protein LOC131312751, which codes for MDGSDTYQKENFDRRSTSANRSAAPPSTTSVHVSALDGIVNVNSLFTIAVFVGLSLASRDQHSLENPSACDAGVDAAKHLLLFEVVSFSFFLFSSLVAQGLKLAINLKNSTDVDEAFWAHINIKVLRFGMLASAVGSVMGCLFLMLSMVNMIEIRLGTMACGSRSAVHAVAALVVLVSSGLLVYITISVYAFLH